In Scyliorhinus canicula chromosome 18, sScyCan1.1, whole genome shotgun sequence, a single window of DNA contains:
- the hmg20b gene encoding SWI/SNF-related matrix-associated actin-dependent regulator of chromatin subfamily E member 1-related isoform X2 — protein MMSQNNKESVVMAGSFVSKAFNHNGVLQTVIKQEAVETSKSQSSHKQSDKNIVGGANNGEEEQRVVKKRGWPKGKKRKKVLPNGPKAPVTGYVRFLNERREQIRMQYPDLPFPEITRMLGNEWSKLPTLEKQRYLDEAEKDKQQYLKELKEFQQTEAYKLSTQNIQEKKLKKEELWPGVNGPVPKATDDSPDRISIFDTPIFTEEFLDQTKARESELRKLRKSNVEFEEQNVILQKHIESMNSAKEKLEQELVLEERQTLTLQHQLQAVRQALTASFASIPIPGTGETPTEGTLDTYMAKLHNIIGSSPIEYENLVGRVQEIISQLDR, from the exons ATGATGTCACAAAATAATAAAGAATCTGTAGTTATGGCTGG GAGTTTTGTTTCTAAGGCGTTTAATCACAATGGAGTGTTGCAGACTGTTATTAAACAAGAAGCTGTTGAGACCTCCAAAAGTCAATCATCTCACAAGCAATCTGACAAAAATATAGTTGGTGGTGCAAATAATGGTGAGGAAGAG CAACGTGTAGTGAAAAAGCGAGGTTGGccaaaaggaaagaaaaggaagaaagTTTTACCCAATGGTCCCAAAGCACCTGTGACTGGGTATGTCCGATTCCTCAATGAGCGTCGAGAGCAAATTCGAATGCAATACCCAGATCTGCCATTTCCAGAAATCACACGCATGCTTGGAAATGAGTGGAGCAAACTTCCTACTTTAGAAAAACAG CGTTATTTGGATGAAGCCGAAAAGGACAAGCAACAATACTTAAAGGAACTTAAAGAATTTCAGCAAACTGAAGCCTATAAACTGAGTACACAAAATATCCAGGAGAAGAAACTAAAGAAAG AAGAGTTGTGGCCAGGAGTTAATGGACCAGTCCCTAAG GCCACTGATGATTCACCAGACAGGATTTCCATCTTTGATACCCCAATTTTTACAGAAGAGTTCCTTGACCAGACCAAAG ctCGTGAATCAGAACTGCGAAAATTAAGGAAGTCAAATGTGGAATTTGAAGAACAGAATGTTATCTTGCAGAAACACATAGAGAGTATGAATAGTGCCAAAGAGAAACTAGAGCAGGAGTTGGTACTGGAAGAGAGACAAACACTGACACTGCAGCATCAGCTACAGGCTGTACGCCAGGCCCTGACTGCAAGCTTTGCTTCTATTCCCATTCCAG GCACTGGAGAAACACCGACAGAAGGAACACTTGATACATACATGGCAAAACTCCACAATATCATCGGGAGCAGCCCCATAGAATATGAAAATCTAGTTGGAAGGGTGCAGGAGATCATCAGCCAGTTAGATAGGTAA
- the hmg20b gene encoding SWI/SNF-related matrix-associated actin-dependent regulator of chromatin subfamily E member 1-related isoform X1, giving the protein MMSQNNKESVVMAGSFVSKAFNHNGVLQTVIKQEAVETSKSQSSHKQSDKNIVGGANNGEEEQRVVKKRGWPKGKKRKKVLPNGPKAPVTGYVRFLNERREQIRMQYPDLPFPEITRMLGNEWSKLPTLEKQRYLDEAEKDKQQYLKELKEFQQTEAYKLSTQNIQEKKLKKEELWPGVNGPVPKATDDSPDRISIFDTPIFTEEFLDQTKARESELRKLRKSNVEFEEQNVILQKHIESMNSAKEKLEQELVLEERQTLTLQHQLQAVRQALTASFASIPIPGTGETPTEGTLDTYMAKLHNIIGSSPIEYENLVGRVQEIISQLDSDKL; this is encoded by the exons ATGATGTCACAAAATAATAAAGAATCTGTAGTTATGGCTGG GAGTTTTGTTTCTAAGGCGTTTAATCACAATGGAGTGTTGCAGACTGTTATTAAACAAGAAGCTGTTGAGACCTCCAAAAGTCAATCATCTCACAAGCAATCTGACAAAAATATAGTTGGTGGTGCAAATAATGGTGAGGAAGAG CAACGTGTAGTGAAAAAGCGAGGTTGGccaaaaggaaagaaaaggaagaaagTTTTACCCAATGGTCCCAAAGCACCTGTGACTGGGTATGTCCGATTCCTCAATGAGCGTCGAGAGCAAATTCGAATGCAATACCCAGATCTGCCATTTCCAGAAATCACACGCATGCTTGGAAATGAGTGGAGCAAACTTCCTACTTTAGAAAAACAG CGTTATTTGGATGAAGCCGAAAAGGACAAGCAACAATACTTAAAGGAACTTAAAGAATTTCAGCAAACTGAAGCCTATAAACTGAGTACACAAAATATCCAGGAGAAGAAACTAAAGAAAG AAGAGTTGTGGCCAGGAGTTAATGGACCAGTCCCTAAG GCCACTGATGATTCACCAGACAGGATTTCCATCTTTGATACCCCAATTTTTACAGAAGAGTTCCTTGACCAGACCAAAG ctCGTGAATCAGAACTGCGAAAATTAAGGAAGTCAAATGTGGAATTTGAAGAACAGAATGTTATCTTGCAGAAACACATAGAGAGTATGAATAGTGCCAAAGAGAAACTAGAGCAGGAGTTGGTACTGGAAGAGAGACAAACACTGACACTGCAGCATCAGCTACAGGCTGTACGCCAGGCCCTGACTGCAAGCTTTGCTTCTATTCCCATTCCAG GCACTGGAGAAACACCGACAGAAGGAACACTTGATACATACATGGCAAAACTCCACAATATCATCGGGAGCAGCCCCATAGAATATGAAAATCTAGTTGGAAGGGTGCAGGAGATCATCAGCCAGTTAGATAG TGATAAGCTATGA